ACTCCACTAACTGGTGGCAGTAGTAAGTTGCTTCCTTTTATATAGACCAGCCAGCCGAGGGGAGAAGAATGGGTCACATAGACAGTGAACCTGAtctgaaaccaatgggagaaACTGGTGGCAAGAGGCAGTATGGTCTAATGGGCAGGGTGCTGGGACGCAGGACACCAGGCTTTTGTGAGTcatggccctgctctgtgcctcagtttccctttctgtgaGGCTAAAGATATTGCCCTCACCGGTGTAAAGTGACCTTCATTCTCCTCTCATCAGAGACAGTGAGCGCTTTGGGGACTGGACTTTCTATGCGTTTCTTACATACAGCACCCAGATAACGGGGCCCATGCAGTTGGTTCTGGGTCAGTCCTAGTTCTTGGGGCGGGATCTAACTCAGGCTTCGTAGTCTCCACGGTGCGTTTGACCTCAGCGCTGCAGCAATCCCTTGTTCCAGTGCAGCGAGCCGGAAACTGTGGCAGCTTCATTCAGGTTGTAAAAACCGCAGGCTCGGATCGAATTAAGTATGAAACTGACTGGTGCGCGCCGTGGCACCTCCCCGGGGCTCTTTCATTCGATGGTAAATTCAATTTCTATTCCTCCTGCCCGCGTGGGTTCTCGACGCGCTGCCGGACTGTCACATGCAGCCGGGCAGGGAACTCAGAACACAAACCACTGTTTGGAAAGAGAGCAGGGTTCCTTTCGGGGCCATGCCCCCCCACTCGCCCCGCCACAAGGGCAGGGCACTCAACCTTAGAGGGCAAGATGCAGGGAgagtgaaagtgtgtgtgtgtgtatgtgtgtgtgcgcacgctgccccctgctggagcaaTGGGCAcctgctctgtgtgtctgtgagtgTGTCCTCTGTCCTTGTCCCTGCTGGAAGGGATGAGCCCTGCTCTCTGTgtgtctgctgccccctgctggagcaaTTGGCACCTGCTCTGCGTGTGTCCCTGCTGGAGGGATGGggacctgggtgtgtgtgtgagtgtgtgtctgtccgtccctgccgccccctgctggaggggatgacccctgctctgtgtgtgtgtgtgagtgtgtgtgtgtgtgtctgtccgtccctgccgccccctgctggaggggatgacccctgctctgtgtgtgtgtgtgtgtgtgtgtgtgtgtgtctgtccgtccctgccgccccctgctggaggggatgacccctgctctgtgtgtgtgtgtgtgtgtctgtctgtctgtctgtctgtccgtccctgccgccccctgctggaggggatgacccgtgctctctgtgtgtgtgtctgtccgtcccagctgccccctgctggaggggatgacccctgctctgtgtgtgtgtgtgtgtgtgtgtgtgtctgtctgtctgtctgtccgtcccagctgccccctgctggaggggatgacccctgctctctgtgtctgtctgtctgtctgtctgtccgtccctgccgccccctgctggaggggatgacccctgctctgtgtgtgtgtgtgtgtgtgtctgtctgtctgtctgtctgtccgtcccagctgccccctgctggaggagatgacccctgctctgtgtgtgtgtgtgtgtgtgtgtgtgtgtccgtccctgccgccccctgctggaggggatgacccctgctctctgtgtctgtctgtctgtctgtctgtccgtccctgccgccccctgctggaggggatgacccctgctctgtgtgtgtgcgtgtgtgtgtgtgtgtgtccgtccctgccgccccctgctggaggggatgacccctgctctgtgtgtctgtctatctgtctgtctgtccgtccctgccgccccctgctggagggggtgacccctgctctgtgtgtgtgtgtgtgcgtttgcacgtgtgtgtgcgcactgccccctgctggagcaaTTGACAcctgctctgtgtgtgcgtgagagCCTGAGAACGCTGCCCTCTAGTGGAgacccctgctctgtgtgtgtgtgtgtctgtctgtctgtctgtctgtctgtccgtccctgccgccccctgctggaggggatgacccctgctctgtctgtctgtctgtctgtctgtccctgccgccccctgctggaggggatgacccctgctctgtgtgcgtgtgtgtgtgtgtgtgtctgccacCTCCACACCCCATACTCCCCTATGGTGCTTACAAGGTTGCTTCTCTAGCTCCAGTGGCAAGGGGGCTGGGTTTTGAAGCAAGAGGAGCTGGGTTCTAGCCCCTCTGGCGCCATGGGAGCTCTGCGGCACAGCGGCATCTGGGAGGAGCTAGGCACAGGTCTGCTGCCCGCGGGGCCGTTAACCTAACTGAGCTTTCCAAAGGTAGCTGGAAGACGGGCGTGAAAGGTCCCCACCTGGAATTCCTCCTCCAGCACCACCAGCTGCCGCTCCTTGTCAATCTTCACTGGGGAGAAAGACAGAGCGAGGGTCATGATCTGCACAGGGGCCACCTCCGCCAGCAGGTACCCGAGCAGCGCGGCCTTCCCCTCCGGGACTCTGAACGATCCCCAGCCAGCGCTccggccctgctccccacagcgccccctgctgggacaggccagggctggagtagccgggGGCTCCCTGCATAGCCAGCGCTTCTGCCCCGCTcgccacagcgccccctgctgggagaagctggCCCCAGCGGCTGTCCAGGGCACAGGCTGAGCGGAAGATCCACCAAGGCGAGCGACACTGGGGGTCAGGGAGACGGAGAAGGGCCGGGGATCGTGCCCCTGGGGAGGGAGCCGGCCCGGGGACACTCACTGAGGATGGCCGCGTTGTTGGTTTCCTTCCGGAAGCGGAATTTCCTCAGCTTCTCCTTGAGCGCGGGGTCCACATCGCACACGACCAGGGAGTCCGACTGCAGAGAGACTGGCcgtgagagggggctggggcagcctggctccctgcgggacccccccagccccaacctggaggggcggggagctgtcccccacagccagcgttcctgccctgcaccccacagcacccccctgcTGGCAGAAACTGGGagctctgccccacagccagcgttcctgccctgcaccccacagcgccccctgctgggacaggccagGCCTGGAGTAGCCCAGGGTTGTTGCCGAGGAAACAGCCTCCTCCTGCCCATCGTGAAGCGTACACCGCTCTGGCCGAGCCCTGCCCAGTTGCAGGGGACGCGCCATGTCCGGGGCACAGGGAAGGGAGAGCTCACGCGCGTGTAGGTCGCTGCCCCcttgtggtggggaaggggggggcagccATCGTGGTTGTGGGCCCAAAATGTTTCATGGTCTGTTCAGCTGAGACCCACCAGCTGAGAAGTGCACACGCGCACGcctcccatcccccatccctccacacaCATGGTCAATCTCGCACATGTCATTCTGCTGGCACACccagtgtcacacacacacacagactcacaaaCACCCACACACCCATAGTCACATAGACACAGATGCCCACCCATTGTCACGCACACCCATTGTCACACACACGCAGACTCACACCCATTGTCACACACAGCCattgtcacacacacagacactcacacCCATTGTCACACATATAGCCCttgtcacacatacacacacacagtcacacacaggGAGACTCACACCCATTGTCACACACACAGCCATTTTCACACACATCTATTGTCACACCCAGCCATtgtcacacccacacccacacacattgTCACATACATACtcattgtcacacacacacacacacagtgtcacaTACACAGCCATtgtcacacacagagagactcacACCCACTGTCACACAGAGCCATTGTCACACCCACACCCATTGTCACACACCCCCattatctctctcacacacactcattgTCACACAGACTCACACCCATTGTCACACACCCAGTCTCACACCCACatagagggtggggatggggatgggttgATACACAGATGACAGGTGAAGAAACTCTCCTGTAACCAGCCACTTTTCCCAGCCGCCTTTGACCCCAGGGTCGTGGGGGGCGCCCGGGATAGCCATCAAATACTGGCACCCTGCTAAGCGCCGGCTCTCCCGCCTCCCCCAGAGGAGTCCGGTGGGCAGTTTCCCCAATCCACAGGCTGCTGCCCAGCATCCCCGGGCACAGGTACCTTTTCTGCgcctcccaccccagagagattGCGGGTGACACGCGGTGCCGCTGAAACCTCGGCGCTTGCAAACCCCTCTTGCTGCAGGGTGCGGGGCCCAGAGCTGCCACCCATGGGCACATGGCCTCCCGCCTCCTCGCCCCAGCCCCTTGGAGCGAAAGACTCAATTCGGACACGCCCCGAATCCCGGATCCAAGCTttgcaggggagctggggagtggggacacgcAACACCTGCTCCACAaggaaccccctgccccccctcgcctcccttcctgaccccctcaGCGTGAAGCAGTGCTCGGCCTGACCATTCTGCCACGATCTCTGCCCTCTCAGCGCCGGGCGGCCTGACTCTCGGCTTTCCTCGCTGCAAGTTGGGCTGGCGCTGACCTTGTGACAGGATGCTCAGAGAGCAGTTCCTCCGGTCGAGGACACTCTGACAGCACTGAtccgctgggggaagagggggaagtgtgggggtgggggagggcagggcaggtttGGCCATGTGTGGAAAGAGGAAGGGGTTTGCCTTCCAGGggccaaagggggaagggaaCGGtggcaaggggggcggggggaggacagCACAAAGGGCGACTGGGAAGTAAAAGGGCAGAGGGGGCCTGGCACAGCCCCAGGGCGCTCACAGATCTCCCCATGTGCCACCACATCCTGTTTTGGATGAGCTGAACCAACggccacctgcccccccccatccccgcccccaccACTCCCTGCCAGCTTCACACGAGATGCACGCGGGTCACACGGCTTCCGCTGTGCCCTGCGCCTTGCACACACCTTTACACCAGGGCAACGTGGTCAATGAACCACCGACAGCCACCCCTGCCACTGAAAGGGGGATTGCACCAGGCATAGCCTAGGACCCAGTCACACAGTTCGATCTTGTAGGTGTGTGATGGGAGAGACTAGAGGCCCTGGCTGCGATCAGggattgtgccaggcgctgcacagatccagactgagaccagggccccgttgtgccaggcgctgcacagatccAGACCAagaccagggccccgttgtgccaggcgctgcagaGACCCAGACGGAGATCAGGgtcccgttgtgccaggcgctgcagagacccagacggagatcagggccccgttgtgcccgGCGCTGCACAGATCCAGAccaagaccagggccccgtcgtgccaggcgctgcatgACACAGACCGAGACCAGGTTAGCTCTGTAATTCCTGGGTTCAGACATTTACGGTTGAAATGAAAGCCGCTCGGCGCTTCCTGGAgaggtttgagttttgctgaactcggTGTTCTGGATGGCCCGAGCTGACTCCAGGCAGCCTTCCCTCTGTGTTAACAAGAAATTATTTTGTCAGGGATTTTAGCTGCACTTGAGCCACCTCCAAAGAGACATAAGCtaaccggggcgggggggggggaaaggccgAAAGTACACGCCGCTCCGCGGGGCTGACACTGCCACAGCTCTCGGGATTTAGTGACCCCCCCCAGTACAGCCCTGCTGGTCGATTTCCTCGCTGACGCTAGCTGTAAGTGTCTAGGCCTCATGGTCACAGGGAAAAGCTTGgacatgtgaccccccccccccgccccaggcttcagggcagaggaaggcCAGACGTTGACTGATTGATTGATTTCAAAAACTCTCGTGATTTTGAAGCCAGTCTCGTGATTTGTGAACGTTTGGGTTGggcaaaggagagaggagggggagacaGGAGAGGGGAGGATAAGGagtggcgtgggggtggggggagggaagagttggggaaggggaagaaagaaagaagaggggaGGACGGTGCCACAGGGCAAAGGGAGGAGTAAGGGGataggagggggaggagctgggggaaaggggaggggcggaaggagagagggggggaagggagggaggggaggagtaaggggatgggagagggagggaggggcaggaggtggaggagttGGGAGGGGAGGAGTAAGAGGATGGGAGGGACaagagaaagaggaggggcagaaggaaagggggaggggcaggagatggggggtggaaggagggggagaggcaggagaaaggggtggggtggaaagagggggaagggtaggagatggggtgggtggagggagggggaaggggcaggagaaaggggcagggcagaaggaggggggaagggcaggagaaaggggcggggcggaaggagggggagggcaggagatggggcggggcggaagaaggggaggggcaggagaaaggggcggggcggaaggagggggaagggcaggagaaaggggcggggcggaaggagggggagggcaggagaaaggggcggggtggaaagagggggaagggtaggagatggggcggggcggaaggagggggaagggcaggagaaaggggcggggcggaaggagggggagggcaggagatggggcggggcggaaggagggggagggcaggagaaaggggcggggcagaaggagggggaggggcaggagaaaggggcggggcggaaggagggggaggggcaggagaaaggggcgggacggaaggagggggagggcaggagatggggcggggcggaaggaggggaaagggcaggagatgcggcggggcggaaggagggggagggcaggagatggggcGGAGCGGAagaagggggagggcaggagatggggcggggcggaaggagggggaagggcaggagaaaggggcggagcggaaggagggggagggcaggagatggggcggggcggaaggaggggaaagggcaggagatgcggcggggcggaaggagggggagggcaggagatggggcggggcggaaggagggggagggcaggagatggggcggggcggaaggagggggagggcaggagaaaggggcggggcggaaggagggggaagggcaggagaaaggggcggggcggaaggagggggagggcaggagatggggcggggcggaaggaggggaaagggcaggagatgcggcggggcggaaggagggggagggcaggagaaaggggcggggcggaagaagggggagggcaggagatggggcggggcggaaggagggggaagggcaggagaaaggggcggggcggaagaagggggaggggcaggagaaagggacGGGacggaaggagggagagggcaggagatggggcggggcggaaggagggggagggcaggagaaaggggcggggcggaaggagggggagggcaggagatggggcggggcggaaggagggggagggcaggagaaaggggcggggcggaaggagggggaagggcaggagaaaggggcggggcggaaggaggggggagggcaggagatggggcggggcggaaggagggggagggcaggagatgcggcggggcggaaggagggggagggcaggagatggggcGGAGCGGAagaagggggagggcaggagatggggcggggcggaaggagggggaagggcaggagaaaggggcggggcggaagaagggggaggggcaggagaaagggtcGGGACGGAaggaggggaaagggcaggagatggggcggggcggaaggagggggagggcaggagaaaggggcggggcggaaggagggggaagggcaggagaaaggggcggggcggaaggaggggggagggcaggagatggggcggggcggaaggagggggagggcaggagaaaggggcggggcggaaggagggggagggcaggagatggggcggggcggaaggagggggaagggcaggagaaaggggcggggcggaaggagggggagggcaggagaaaggggcggggcggaagaagggggagggcaggagaaaggggcggggcggaaggagggggaagggcaggagaaaggggcggggcggaaggagggggagggcaggagaaaggggcggggcggaaggagggggagggcaggagatggggcggggcggaaggagggggaagggcaggagaaaggggcggggcggaagaagggggaggggcaggagaa
This is a stretch of genomic DNA from Chelonia mydas isolate rCheMyd1 chromosome 23, rCheMyd1.pri.v2, whole genome shotgun sequence. It encodes these proteins:
- the GMFG gene encoding glia maturation factor gamma isoform X1 yields the protein MAKPALPSPTPTLPPLPPADQCCQSVLDRRNCSLSILSQGQRQPNLQRGKPRVRPPGAERAEIVAEWSGRALLHAEGSDSLVVCDVDPALKEKLRKFRFRKETNNAAILMKIDKERQLVVLEEEFQDISPEELKSELPERQPRFVVYSYKYVHDDGRISYPLCFIFSSPVGCKPEQQMMYAGSKNRLVQAAELTKVFEIRTTEDLTEEWLRERLAFFR